AAAATCTCAAGAACGCCTTTGCCGGCGAGAGCCAGGCATTCATGAAGTACACCACCTTCGCCGAAAAAGCGGAGAAAGAGGGCTTCAGGAACGCGGCAAAACTCTTCAGAACCACCGCGCAGGCCGAGCGCATCCACGCACAGGGCCACATGGCTGCCGATGACGCCATCGGCTCGACGGCCGACAATCTCGTAACCGCAATCGGCGGCGAGACCTACGAGCACAACGAGATGTATCCGCCGATGTACGAGCAGGCTGTGGCCGAGGGGCACAAGGCCAAACGCATGTTCGGTTACGCCGTCGAGGCCGAGAAGGTTCACGCCGCGCTGTATCAGAAGGCCCTCGAAGCGGTCAAGGCGGGTAACGACATCACCGAAAGCGACATCTGGCTCTGCCCAGTTTGCGGCCACATCGAGCTTGGCGCTCCGCCGGAGCACTGCCCGATCTGCAACGTCAAGGCTTCGGTCTACGTCCAGATCGCCTGATCGCTGCCCCCGCATCGAAAAACGCAAAAGCCCTCCGGCATCACCGGAGGGCTTTTTATTTCGGGAGAAAAAGAGAGGAGCGGAATCGGCGAACGCTTTCTTGCGATGCTTTTTATCTCGCGCAACCGGCGCAGATGCCGCTGATGACTACCCGCGTGCCGGTAACGGTAAAACCGTTATCGATGTGCGCGGGAACCGGTACATTGTCGAGTGACGAGTCACGTACATCGGTGATCTGGCCGCATTTGACGCAGTGGAGATGATGATGTTTTTCTGTCTGCGAGTCGAAACGCCGGGAGGGAGAGAAGGACTCGACCATGTCGATCACGCCGATTTCGGCGAAGGTCAGTAGCGTTCTGTTGACTGTATCGAAGGATATGGTGGGCCAGGCGACAGTTATTTTGCGATACACCCAGTCCGCCGAGGGGTGATCGGTGCAGTCCATCAGCAGTTTGTAAATGGCAAGGCGTTGAGGGGTGATTTTCAGGCCAGCCTGATGGCAGTTTTCGATGAACCGATTTATTCTCTCTTCCTTCGGTTCTGATCGATCCATCGGCTCTATTGCCGTTGCGGTATCCGCCATGAACTTCGATTGCAAAATTTGTTCCGGTTTGTCAGCATTGACGTTAACAATTATGAAATTGTGCAAGGGAATTTATAAAAAATACAGTGAAAAACCGAGTTCTTCGCCGTCGCTGAAGGCTGTTTTTGTTTTATATCAGGTGTTATATACCTTGATCTGATGGCGCTCCGGGTATTACCGGCGGCGCGGGATGGTGGCTTGATCGAACCCAGATGCGACGCTATGAAGGCAACCAAGGACAACGGTGGAGATGCGAGAGCATGGTTGCGCAACGCAGCGCGGTCGTCATCCGCTTTTGCTTCGTTCATGTGGCGGCACTCCGTGCACGACCGGATCATCATGAGCGCCGGTTCGCTCGCTTTTCAGACGCTGCTTTCGCTGGTGCCGCTCATGGCCGTGACGCTGTCGATTTTGAAGGTTTTTCCGGTTTTCGCCTCGCTCAAGCACCAGATCGGCGATTTTCTGTTCCAGAACTTCGCTCCGGCCCAGGGGGCGCTTTTGAAAGGCTATCTGTGGGAGTTCATCGACAAAACCTCCTCGCTCTCGACGGTTGGCGGACTTTTTCTCATCGTCATCGCGCTCTTCCTGATCTCGACCATCGACCAGACGCTCAACGACATCTGGGAGGTGCAGACTCCGCGCCGGCGCTTGCTGGGCTTCACGCTCTACTGGACGGTGCTGACGCTCGGCCCGCTCTTCATCGGCACCAGCGTCGCGGCCAGTTCGTTCGTCTGGTATTCGGTGCTTTCCGGCGCGGAGCTGCTTGAAATGAAGATGCGGCTGCTGTCGTTCGTGCCGTTGTTCAACACCGCTATCGCCTTTTTCCTGCTCTACATGCTGGTGCCGAACCGCAAGGTTCGATTCACCCATGCGCTGGCGGGGGGCGTACTCGCTGCCGTGCTTTTCGAGCTTGCCAAGCGGTGGTTCACCTTTTACGTTTCGAGTTTCGCCACCTTCGAGCACATTTACGGTGCGTTGTCGGTGGTGCCGATGCTTTTTTTCTGGATATACCTCGAATGGGTGGTGGTGCTGACCGGCGCGGAGTTCGTCTTTTCGCTCGGTTACTTCAGGCCGGTGGCGTGTCGTGCCAGGGAGTTCGATCCGTTGCAGGGGGTGCCGGAGGTGGTCGCTGTGTTGCGGGCGGTGTGGCTTGCGCAGGCTTCGGGCAGTTTTGTGACCGGGAAACAACTTCTGGCGTCGGAAAATAGTGCCGACCGTAGTAAATTGGGCCTTGCCGTCGAATTTCTGAAGCGCAGCGGAGTTCTGCACCAGACTGCCGACGGCGGACTTGCCGTCAGCGCGGATCTTCACGCCGTCACCCTTTACGATCTCTACGCCATGCTTCCGAGGGAGCTTGCTGGCGGGGAGGGGTGCGCGGATGACGGGGAGGGGAGTGGCGAATTCGAGCCACTCCGCGCCGAAGTCCGCGAGGCGCTCAGGGGCGCGATGAAGACGCCGCTGATTGCGCTCTTGAACGGACAGCTCTAAAAACCTGTTGCGCGGCTCGATTGCTACGTTGGGTGGTGCTCGAAATCCTCACGTACTTCAATGTACGCTCCGGTTTCTGCGCTCCATCCGCCTTGCGCTCCAGACGCTCACGACGCTTTTTAGAAGTGTCCTAACGATTCAACGAAACAGGATTCATGAGTTATCAGGTTATAGCGCGAAAGTATCGTCCGGCACGGTTTGCCGACATTACCGCGCAGGAGCACATTACCGGAACGATCCAGAACTCGCTCAGGATGGGCAGGGTCGGCCATGGCTATATCTTTTCGGGACTTCGCGGCGTGGGCAAGACCACGGCGGCGCGCGTGTTCGCCAAGGCGGTCAACTGCGAGCGGATGATCGACGATCCGAAGTACCTCAAGGAGGTGACCGAGCCGTGCGGCGAGTGCGAGAGCTGCCGCGACTTCGACGCGGGCGCGAGCCTGAACATCTCCGAGTTTGACGCCGCCTCCAACAACGGCGTGGACGACATTCGCCTGCTTCGCGAGAACGTGCGCTACGGCCCGCAGAAGGGGCGTTACCGCGTCTACATCATCGACGAGGTGCACATGCTCACGACGGCGGCCTTCAACGCCTTCCTCAAGACGCTCGAAGAGCCGCCACCGCACGCGATCTTCATCTTCGCCACCACCGAGCTGCACAAGATTCCGGCCACCATCGCCTCGCGATGCCAGCGCTTCAACTTCAAGCGCATCCCGATCGACCGCATCCAGGGCCAGCTCCAGCAGATATGCGACGCCGAGGGCATCCAGGCCGACGCCGACGCGCTCCAGCTCGTCGCCCGCAAGGCGCAGGGATCGATGCGCGACGCGCAGAGCATTCTCGACCAGGTGATCGCCTTCGCCCTCGACAACGAGGGGGAGCGGGCCATCCGCTACGAAAAGGTCTCCGACCTGTTGAGCTACATCGACGACGACCACTTTTTCATGGTGACCGACGCCATCGCCAACGCTGACGCCGCCGCGATGCTCGACCTGGCGGGCATGGTGCACCGCAACGGCTACGACGAGCAGGATTTCATCGAAAAGCTCATCGAGCATTTCCGCAACTTCCTCATCATCCACAACTTGCGGTCGAGCAAGCTGATCGAGCGCCCGGAGCCGGTCAAGGAGCGCTACCAGCGCGACGCCTTGCGCCTGACGCCTGCGGCGATCATGGCGATGACCGACTTTCTCATGCAGACGCAACGCGAGCTGAAGTTCTACGCCGAGCACCAGTTCCGCTTTGAGCTGGCGCTGCTCAAGCTGATCGAGCTTGGCCGTGGAACCTCGCAGACTCCAACCGCTCCGGCGGACGAAAAAAAAAAGCCTGAGCCTGTAGCCCCGCCCTCCGCATCTCCAGCTCCATCGAAGCCTGCGGCCTCCGCCCGCCGCTCGAAAACCGCGTCCACTCCAGAATCCAGCGCAACCCCGTCCGGATTGCCGCTGGTGCCTGAACCGCCGCCCGCGCCTCCGGCAGGGCGCACCGCTCCGCGCCAGTCCGGTTCCAAACCGGCAGCCGCCATCGACCTCGGCTCGTGGAAGCAGGCTTTCTCCAAATTCGGCAGCAACGCCGACCAGCATCTTCCGGCGCGAAACCGCTCGCAAGTAGAGGAGAGCGGCGTCGGCGACAGCGGCGCTCCTGTCGCCGTGCTCGAACAGTTGCGCATGGAGTGGGGGCGCTTCCTCGAACACCTTTCCGCCAAGGGTTTGCAGGTGCTCGTGTCGCATCTTCACGCCAGCGAGCTGATGGCGTGCAGCCCGTCGGGCGTGGTGCAGCTCGGCTGCTGCCGGAAATTCTCGTTCGAAGAGCTTCAGCACGACTCCGCCCTGCTCGAAAGCGAGCTCTCCGATTTCTACAAACTCCCGCTCAAACTCGCTGTCCGCTACGACGCCGAACGCGACGCCTGCACCCGCGAAAAGAGCGTCTTCACGATGTTCCAGGAGCTGACGGAGACGAACGAGGTCGTGCGGTATCTGATAACCGAGTTCGGCGCGGAGCTGGCGTATTGAGCTCGGCGATGGTTGCGCTGTTATTGTAGGAATGGATCTGCGTGTCTGCCCTTTCGCACGTTGACTGGATGTTTGACGTGGCTTTGTCAATCGGTAACGAAATCAATATGTTCAGCGTATGAGATGCTGGGCAGGTTTGGCAACTGTCTTAAAAGTCTCAATCGGGGATGCGCTGTTTTGGCAAGTAACTGAAAGCTCTATGCCGACTGTACTGAAAATCAGGGGATTCCGGTTTCACTTTTATTCCGATGAGCGCGGCGAAGCTGCGCATATCCATGTTCGCAGTGCAGAAGGCGAATGCAAGTTTTGGTTGTCGCCGGTTTCGCTTGCCCGAAATCGAGGTATTCCGTCGAATCAGTTAAGGGAGATCGAACGAATCGTTTATGAGTATCAGCAATTTCTACTGGAGAAATATTATGAATACCACAACAACTGAAAGCGAATCTTGTGCTCTTCGGGCTTGGGCTGAAGGACGGATGATTTTTCTTGAACTTGCTGATGGACGCATTATCGGCTTTCCGGCTGATCGGTTCAGGATTCTGAAGGCGGCGTCAGAAGAGGAGTTGAAAAAGGTGACGGTTGAGGTCAACGGTTTTGCGCTGCGCTGGGAAGAGCTGG
This genomic window from Chlorobaculum limnaeum contains:
- a CDS encoding DUF2442 domain-containing protein; translated protein: MNTTTTESESCALRAWAEGRMIFLELADGRIIGFPADRFRILKAASEEELKKVTVEVNGFALRWEELDEDLTVEGVVAGRFQLPLPEVAA
- the dnaX gene encoding DNA polymerase III subunit gamma/tau translates to MSYQVIARKYRPARFADITAQEHITGTIQNSLRMGRVGHGYIFSGLRGVGKTTAARVFAKAVNCERMIDDPKYLKEVTEPCGECESCRDFDAGASLNISEFDAASNNGVDDIRLLRENVRYGPQKGRYRVYIIDEVHMLTTAAFNAFLKTLEEPPPHAIFIFATTELHKIPATIASRCQRFNFKRIPIDRIQGQLQQICDAEGIQADADALQLVARKAQGSMRDAQSILDQVIAFALDNEGERAIRYEKVSDLLSYIDDDHFFMVTDAIANADAAAMLDLAGMVHRNGYDEQDFIEKLIEHFRNFLIIHNLRSSKLIERPEPVKERYQRDALRLTPAAIMAMTDFLMQTQRELKFYAEHQFRFELALLKLIELGRGTSQTPTAPADEKKKPEPVAPPSASPAPSKPAASARRSKTASTPESSATPSGLPLVPEPPPAPPAGRTAPRQSGSKPAAAIDLGSWKQAFSKFGSNADQHLPARNRSQVEESGVGDSGAPVAVLEQLRMEWGRFLEHLSAKGLQVLVSHLHASELMACSPSGVVQLGCCRKFSFEELQHDSALLESELSDFYKLPLKLAVRYDAERDACTREKSVFTMFQELTETNEVVRYLITEFGAELAY
- a CDS encoding YihY family inner membrane protein; the encoded protein is MKATKDNGGDARAWLRNAARSSSAFASFMWRHSVHDRIIMSAGSLAFQTLLSLVPLMAVTLSILKVFPVFASLKHQIGDFLFQNFAPAQGALLKGYLWEFIDKTSSLSTVGGLFLIVIALFLISTIDQTLNDIWEVQTPRRRLLGFTLYWTVLTLGPLFIGTSVAASSFVWYSVLSGAELLEMKMRLLSFVPLFNTAIAFFLLYMLVPNRKVRFTHALAGGVLAAVLFELAKRWFTFYVSSFATFEHIYGALSVVPMLFFWIYLEWVVVLTGAEFVFSLGYFRPVACRAREFDPLQGVPEVVAVLRAVWLAQASGSFVTGKQLLASENSADRSKLGLAVEFLKRSGVLHQTADGGLAVSADLHAVTLYDLYAMLPRELAGGEGCADDGEGSGEFEPLRAEVREALRGAMKTPLIALLNGQL
- a CDS encoding rubrerythrin family protein, whose product is MPTTHENLKNAFAGESQAFMKYTTFAEKAEKEGFRNAAKLFRTTAQAERIHAQGHMAADDAIGSTADNLVTAIGGETYEHNEMYPPMYEQAVAEGHKAKRMFGYAVEAEKVHAALYQKALEAVKAGNDITESDIWLCPVCGHIELGAPPEHCPICNVKASVYVQIA
- a CDS encoding Fur family transcriptional regulator, which encodes MADTATAIEPMDRSEPKEERINRFIENCHQAGLKITPQRLAIYKLLMDCTDHPSADWVYRKITVAWPTISFDTVNRTLLTFAEIGVIDMVESFSPSRRFDSQTEKHHHLHCVKCGQITDVRDSSLDNVPVPAHIDNGFTVTGTRVVISGICAGCAR
- a CDS encoding DUF4160 domain-containing protein — protein: MRCWAGLATVLKVSIGDALFWQVTESSMPTVLKIRGFRFHFYSDERGEAAHIHVRSAEGECKFWLSPVSLARNRGIPSNQLREIERIVYEYQQFLLEKYYEYHNN